In Thunnus thynnus chromosome 20, fThuThy2.1, whole genome shotgun sequence, a single window of DNA contains:
- the LOC137172161 gene encoding DELTA-sagatoxin-Srs1a-like, with translation MPETAESHAVILTTNRNCTIEITNVSTTYCLVNPKVYMESGFCFSPPQPTVRTNKTEVCSFTKDDNTASGAVGVLTYELFDMHRRHCNELIAVMFSVPFDYNFYKNWLGVGVFEHTRACDEKLYKLMYNDKDFTNFERHEADGSGVAYKGRVVDVRACMSDEGRAIVKLEVYDKMGR, from the exons ATGCCTGAGACTGCAGAGTCGCATGCCGTCATCCTTACCACCAACCGCAACTGCACCATAGAGATCACTAATGTCAGCACTACCTACTGTCTCGTCAACCCAAA GGTCTACATGGAAAGTGGCTTCTGCTTCAGCCCTCCTCAACCCACCGTGCGCACCAACAAGACCGAGGTGTGTTCCTTCACCAAGGACGACAACACGGCATCGGGTGCTGTGGGTGTCTTGACCTACGAGCTGTTTGACATGCACAGGCGCCACTGCAACGAGCTGATTGCCGTCATGTTCTCGGTGCCGTTTGATTATAACTTCTACAAGAACTGGTTGGGGGTGGGCGTCTTTGAGCACACGCGAGCCTGCGACGAGAAGCTGTATAAGCTAATGTACAATGATAAGGATTTCACCAACTTTGAGCGCCACGAGGCCGATGGCTCAGGTGTGGCTTACAAGGGAAGGGTGGTGGACGTGAGGGCCTGCATGTCTGATGAGGGCAGGGCTATTGTTAAACTGGAGGTGTATGATAAGATGGGCAGATGA
- the LOC137172600 gene encoding DELTA-actitoxin-Afr1a-like: MSESAEALAANLTSRRNVIIEITNLTNNYCLIDPKVFLDNGNCHSPPQPTVRPLKTEVCNFSKTSAKASGAVGVLTYDLFERQSNSAKETVAIMFSVPYDYNMYKNWFAVGIYAKGKECDESLFKEMYYNKEQKGFIREEAHGSGLTFEGRQLDIKATMSPMGRAIMKVELWDKLFTPQMTQSHY; encoded by the exons ATGAGTGAATCAGCAGAGGCTTTGGCGGCTAACCTCACAAGCCGAAGAAATGTCATCATCGAGATCACCAACCTCACTAATAACTACTGCCTGATTGACCCCAA ggTTTTCCTGGACAATGGCAACTGCCACAGCCCGCCCCAACCCACCGTGCGACCACTGAAAACCGAGGTGTGCAACTTCAGCAAAACCAGCGCCAAAGCATCCGGTGCAGTGGGTGTTCTGACCTACGACCTGTTTGAGAGGCAAAGCAACTCTGCTAAAGAGACAGTAGCGATAATGTTCTCTGTGCCCTACGACTATAACATGTACAAGAACTGGTTCGCCGTGGGGATCTATGCCAAGGGCAAAGAGTGCGACGAGAGCCTGTTCAAAGAGATGTATTACAACAAAGAGCAGAAGGGTTTCATTCGAGAGGAGGCCCATGGCTCCGGGCTCACGTTTGAGGGCAGGCAGCTGGACATCAAGGCCACCATGTCCCCGATGGGCAGGGCCATTATGAAGGTGGAGCTGTGGGACAAGCTCTTCACCCCACAAATGACACAAAGCCATTACTGA